In the Theobroma cacao cultivar B97-61/B2 chromosome 1, Criollo_cocoa_genome_V2, whole genome shotgun sequence genome, one interval contains:
- the LOC18613757 gene encoding cell wall / vacuolar inhibitor of fructosidase 2, protein MASFKCLFSVAIFCLASFLFFNCCDADKALIDSICKESQDYDFCTSTINNHARSPTADLRDLALIAASQTVSQIQDTLDRIPTILKQVQDPLGKQRLGDCQTDYNTSLGKFQSAFGSTSNKAYWDALSFVRDGTNIVIDCHNSYRRNGPIATSPIAEDDTKVFKLSEIILIIVDRLI, encoded by the coding sequence atggcttCCTTCAAGTGCTTGTTTTCCGTAGCCATCTTTTGCCTAGCcagctttcttttcttcaattgttgCGATGCTGATAAGGCCTTAATCGACAGTATCTGTAAGGAGTCTCAAGACTACGACTTTTGCACTTCAACTATCAACAACCACGCTCGCTCACCTACAGCTGACTTGCGTGACCTCGCCTTGATCGCTGCTTCGCAGACTGTCAGTCAAATTCAAGACACACTCGATCGAATCCCCACCATTCTTAAACAAGTGCAAGACCCTCTTGGCAAGCAGCGGCTAGGGGATTGCCAAACTGATTACAACACTTCACTGGGGAAGTTCCAAAGCGCATTCGGTTCGACGtcaaataaagcttattgggATGCCTTGAGCTTTGTTCGGGATGGAACTAACATAGTCATCGATTGTCATAATAGTTATAGACGGAACGGTCCAATAGCCACATCCCCGATAGCCGAGGACGATACCAAGGTGTTCAAGTTGTcagaaattattttgataattgtTGATCGACTCATTTGA
- the LOC18613758 gene encoding putative pentatricopeptide repeat-containing protein At1g02420 — protein MIIRPSLSHQSPSRYVSSFSFLPFKFICSDSNPPSSDDVDIVYRIIASSTSSKNLTQSLKSTGIFLSNGLIDKVLKRVRFSHGNPLLAFEFFKYTGKRKGFYHTAFSLDTMLYILGRSRKFYQIWEVLIDIKRKDQSLITPRTMQVVLARIAKVCSVRETVDSFRRFKKFVSEFDTACFNALLRTLCQEKCMKDARNVYHSLKHDFRPNLQTFNILLSGWKSSEEAEGFFNEMRGLGVKPDVVSYNCLIDVYCKNRDIDKAYRVVERMTDEEIWPDVITYTSIIGGLGLVGQPDKAKDVLKEMKEHGCYPDVAAYNAAIRNFCIAKRLGDAYNLMDEMVGKGLSPNATTYNLFFRVFYWSNDLRSSCSLYQRMMDSGCLPNTQSCMFLIRLFRRHEKVGMALQLWNDMVEKGFGSYVLVSDVLFDLLCDMGKLVEAEKCFSEMIEKRHKPSNVSFRRIKVLMELANKHEAVKNLKEKMAVFGSSIQLPGGEENLKETVDIDSLNVHHAKTN, from the coding sequence ATGATAATTCGTCCCTCTCTGTCTCACCAATCCCCTTCAAGGTACGTTTCATCATTCTCATTCCTTCCCTTCAAGTTCATTTGCTCTGATTCCAATCCTCCCTCAAGCGACGACGTTGACATCGTCTACCGCATCATAGCTAGCTCGACTTCTTCAAAAAACTTGACCCAGTCGTTAAAATCAACTGGGATTTTTCTCTCAAATGGTTTAATCGATAAAGTACTAAAAAGGGTCCGGTTTAGCCATGGAAATCCTTTACTAGCTTTTGAGTTCTTTAAATATActggaaaaaggaaagggtTTTATCATACTGCTTTTTCTTTGGATACTATGCTCTATATTTTGGGTAGAAGCCgtaaattttatcaaatttggGAGGTTTTAATTGATATTAAGAGAAAGGATCAGTCTTTGATAACCCCAAGAACAATGCAAGTTGTTTTAGCTAGAATTGCTAAGGTTTGTTCGGTTAGAGAGACTGTAGATAGTTTCAGGAGGTTTAAGAAGTTTGTTTCTGAATTCGATACAGCTTGTTTTAATGCTTTGTTAAGGACATTGTGTCAAGAGAAATGTATGAAGGATGCTAGGAATGTTTATCATAGTTTAAAGCATGATTTTCGGCCAAATTTGCAGACTTTTAATATACTTTTGTCTGGGTGGAAGTCCTCGGAGGAAGCTGAAGGGTTTTTCAATGAAATGAGGGGATTGGGTGTTAAACCGGATGTTGTTTCATATAATTGTTTAATTGATGTGTATTGTAAGAATAGAGATATAGATAAAGCATATAGGGTGGTTGAAAGGATGACAGATGAGGAAATTTGGCCTGATGTGATAACTTATACGAGTATTATTGGGGGATTGGGGTTGGTTGGTCAGCCTGATAAAGCTAAAGATGTTTTGAAGGAAATGAAGGAGCATGGATGTTACCCAGATGTTGCCGCGTATAATGCTGCCATTAGAAATTTTTGTATAGCAAAGAGGCTTGGTGATGCTTATAATTTGATGGATGAAATGGTGGGAAAGGGTTTGAGTCCCAATGCAACTACTTACAATCTGTTCTTTAGGGTCTTTTATTGGTCAAATGATTTGAGAAGCTCATGTAGTTTGTATCAGAGGATGATGGATTCTGGGTGCCTGCCAAACACACAATCTTGTATGTTTTTAATTAGGTTGTTTAGGAGGCATGAAAAGGTGGGGATGGCGCTGCAGTTGTGGAATGACATGGTGGAGAAGGGTTTTGGGTCTTATGTTTTGGTATCTGATGTGTTGTTTGATCTGCTTTGTGATATGGGGAAGCTGGTGGAAGCAGAAAAGTGTTTCTCGGAAATGATAGAGAAGCGCCATAAGCCTAGCAATGTTTCTTTCAGGAGGATCAAGGTGCTCATGGAATTGGCAAACAAGCATGAGGCTGTTAAGAACTTGAAAGAGAAGATGGCCGTTTTTGGGTCTTCAATCCAGCTTCCTGGAGGTGAGGAGAACCTTAAAGAAACAGTAGATATAGACTCACTTAATGTTCATCATGCAAAAACTAACTAG
- the LOC18613759 gene encoding ADP-ribosylation factor yields the protein MGLSFTKLFSRLFAKKEMRILMVGLDAAGKTTILYKLKLGEIVTTIPTIGFNVETVEYKNISFTVWDVGGQDKIRPLWRHYFQNTQGLIFVVDSNDRDRVVEARDELHRMLNEDELRDAVLLVFANKQDLPNAMNAAEITDKLGLHSLRQRHWYIQSTCATSGEGLYEGLDWLSNNIANKA from the exons ATGGGGCTGTCTTTCACAAAGCTATTCAGCCGTCTTTTCGCCAAGAAGGAGATGCGTATACTGATGGTTGGGCTTGATGCTGCTGGTAAAACCACCATTCTTTACAAGCTTAAGTTGGGAGAGATTGTCACTACCATTCCCACCATTG GTTTCAATGTTGAGACCGTGGAATACAAGAACATCAGCTTTACTGTTTGGGATGTTGGTGGCCAGGACAAG ATCCGACCATTGTGGAGACATTACTTCCAAAACACACAAGGACTTATTTTTGTGGTTGATAGCAATGATCGTGATCGTGTGGTTGAAGCTAGAGATGAGTTGCACAGGATGTTGAATGAG GATGAGTTGAGGGATGCTGTGCTGCTAGTATTTGCCAACAAGCAAGATCTTCCAAATGCTATGAATGCTGCTGAGATTACTGACAAGCTTGGCCTTCATTCTCTCCGCCAGCGCCACTG GTATATCCAGAGCACATGTGCCACTTCCGGTGAAGGGCTGTATGAGGGACTGGACTGGCTCTCAAACAACATTGCAAACAAG GCATAG